Within the Erigeron canadensis isolate Cc75 chromosome 6, C_canadensis_v1, whole genome shotgun sequence genome, the region AGTTGATAGTTGATGAAGTCAACCATCGTCACCCTCACCCGTTTTTCCTGAGTAAAAGTTTATAagcatcatttttaaatctaagtTTAAGTCTTTTGACAAATATTCACCATTTTACGCATTTCACGATCCCAATGTACAATTAGTGCTTGGGTAACAAAAGAAACCAATATATGTATCACACATTGAAACTCGACCGAACCAGAAATTCGTCCTGAAATCGTCATAGATTTTTAACCCGCCAACCTAATTTTCTTGGATTGGGTCCGAGTTGGGATCTTAGTTTTTTAAGTCGACTTGTAAACCTGAACATTTAaattatttagttattaattaacgTCGACCTATATGACCCAAATCCAACTCATTTAACCTACAACCCCGCCAACGCACTTTACCCAAAAAATCAACTCATTTGACCTAAAACAAACTCATTTGATCTGTCAACCCACATGACCCAAAAAAACAAACTCATTGTAATTAATTAGGTTAACTCTGGTCAAGTATAAATTTAGATTTTTGTCTCAAAAATTTTAGTGGTTGGTTCACAACTAACTTTGCGCCATAAATAATGTGTTATTccatacttttattatttactttaaaaaaaatatctccattatttTAAATGGttatattcttttatcattttataattatagatttatatttaatttaattattattctttaaaAAGTTGTTATCATGATATTTTTGttcatatatagatagatagccATCAAACAAttccataaatatattgcacaCCAAATTTCACTTCAACGTATATATATTAACCAGACATTACAACAAAATGGGTTATTTGTCCACACATATTTCTTCACACTTCAttagaagtgtgaagaaatatgttaatttattcacaATTTAAATTGTGtagaaaaagtttatatttaaaagtgtgaataattttcaaaaatcataatttctacaaacttataaatgtattaataaaatgttaacACTTAGAAGTGTGAACATTTGTCATTGATTTTTacacttagaagtgtgaaaattaatttgtaacacctaatTTTTTCACGCTCCTCTCGCATAAAGAAATTTACCGTTCCTCTCGTGTAAAGAAATTTAATGTTACAAATTGACTTTTTACATTTCTAAATGTgaacatataaaaataagtgtgaaaaaactaaaatttttaaatttttttcatatttataaatgtgagttctttatatacctttttaAGTGTGGAAAAGTGAACAAATTTTTTCACGTTTTTTAATGGTAAATGTCGacaaatgacatatttgttgtaattagtattaaattagtatttatttaaatacaatcaaattttccatatattttaattagacTTTATATGAACTCTTTTTATTTCATAGCTAATAAGCAACATAATTTTGGATAACATAAATTTATTATGgatgcattttttttaatgcCAACTTGATGCACCATAATTATCCACAATTTATTTCTTAATGACTAAttggttttttaattatgatgaatgccttatttatataattaactattaaagttgacttttaattttaatggtggAGATTAATTTCTTGGTTTATTTTCAACGGTTTAGATCAAAACATTGTTtacttttttctctttgtaatggtagccatatatatatataatttgagatATCCCATGGTTCTTACCAAAAAATGGttatcaaaataagaaaaattatatatatatatatatgttgtttctaacctggtcaacgaccgggtatagatctagttataATGTGGAAGGCCATATTATTCTGCCAAATATTAAAACATGTGTAATTTTATGGCTTAATCCATACTATCTAATAGAACAAACGACCATTTTCTCCCTTAAACTTTTtacctttgaaaaaccaaaaatagtcttctcctttattcactattttaaacatgttcatctaatatacctataatatccttaatgaaataatttacagtatagatccCCCAACACTTAAAATCACTAtaataccacctttaacatcaactacttttacatttaccaccATCTTCGCCCCCATCACCGTCCCTACTGCCGCCCCcaccgccgtcaccaccaccgtcaccaccgtcacctccgccatcactacccccaccgccgccgcattgcgcgggcatAAGTCTAGTTAAATGTTAATAGAATTATAGAAGATTCTTAACTTGTTTctgtaattaataatttttaaagttgaaGGTATTGTATGAAACTTGTAACAATCGTAAggcttaaaataaaaaatataatgatgGTCTTCGTTTTGAATTCGTTTTAagtaaaatgaaacaaatattaattgaaacaaataaaacaaacaaaatcaccgtgcatcataaaaattatcgtgcatcaaaatatatatatatatatatatatatttgtgcttCGTAAATCTTAGAACATCAATTTTACCATGATTTAAGTATCAAAATTaagtcttatttattttactttaatatttatttacagTCTGAGACCCATGTATAGATTTAGACCTGAGTTAGCAACTCAAAATTGAAAAGGGATTTTCGGTTTCCGATTACAGAATTAAGTTCATAAACATTCTTTCGTGGGTTAATAACATTAGATAGTAAATAAAagaattttatggttttatattgtttgttaaaagtttaaggGGGTTTCAAACTCAATTTCATATAAGTTCGTATGTATATCTTTTCATTTGTTAAGATAAATCAATTTACAAAGGTGGTCTGCTAAACCCCCTAAATTTGTAGTAGAACCGTCATTTTTTTATTGTCAccaaccaatttaaatgtcaacaAGCAAATCATAAATATTGCTTGAAACATGTATACCTTAGACCTCAAACATGGGTAAAGAAATAGAAAATTTGATTTAAGATCATGCCtcgaaaagaaaaaagatacaaATTTAGAATATAATACCTCATTAGAAAAACTTTTTTCCTATTGGTGAAAGAGTCACTAAAATTGATAATACGAGCCATGTGTAAACATTCTCTACAATCTCGAAGTAAGCTGCCCTCCATTCTTTTATTAAGTACAAGCTACCAATTAGTCCCATAAATCCAACAACAAAACCAGAAACTGTGCCAATTAACAACCCCAAATCTTGTATATCATCTTTACCTTCTTTCTCACTAATATGAGTGTCTGATAAGTTCTCTCTATTGCAACTCCTAAATGGTCTGGGCCCACATAGCTCATTGTTACCTCCATAAATAGCTAATGGATCACCTAAAGTTTGAAGTTGATTTCCAGATGGTATTTGACCAGATAGGTTATTGAATGACAAGTTCAAGTAGCTTAGAAAGTTCAAGGTAGCCAAACTTGGAGGAATACGACCAGACAACAAGTTCATCGAAATATCTAAAGATTCCATATGCTTTAAATCTCCAATCATCGACGGAATCTGTCCGCTTAACAAGTTTCTAGAAAGATTCAAGTTGTTCAACCCTTTTAGGTTCACCAAAACATCAGGAATTTCACCAATTAATTTGTTGCTTGATAGGTCTAAGGATGTAAGAAACTTAAGTGTTTTGGTGTACTTCAATTGAATACCCTTTATGCAAGTCTCAATATTTTCTTCATATCCATCATTGTATCTAAAGTAAACACTAGTCATGATCATACCAGTTAAGTTATAAAAGCAACGAGGGATCATTCCAGTTATGTTATTATTCGCTAAGTTTAAATTTTGAAGAGCGTTGGTTTGACAGAGTTCGAGTGGGATCTTACCCATGAAGTTATTTGATTGGAGATTCAAAATTTGAAGCTTTGATAATTTTTTTCCAATCCATGAAGGGATATTTCCCGTCAACAAATTGTTCCCCAAATCTAAGGTGACTAATCTTGTCAAGTTCTGTAAAGCCACCGGAAGATTCCCCTCAAACTTGTTGTTGTGCAAGTGTAATGACTCGAGGTATGATAGGAAACCTAATGACTTTGGAACATCTCCAATTATAGTGTTATTTGTAAGATCCAACACCCTTAATTTAGTCAAGTTTCCTAAGCATCTGGGAAGAACTCCAAAGAAGTTATTATCGGATAAATCCAGTACTTCTATACGAACCAACTCGCATAAGTGTGTTGGAATGCTTCCGGTGAAGCGATTTTTCCCAAGAATTAAATAATAGAGACCTGGGTTAGAAATTTGAATTTGACAATTATTAATCTAGTTAAGATAGATAAAATACGTTGAACTGGGTTTTGTTGGATCAATCATTAGCCAGCTTATTATCTCTGACTTAGGAAAACACTAAATAATTTATTCTGGtccaaaacaaattcaaaaaaaaaaacaaagtgcAAAATGGATTTACCCATTTTAATTGAAAATTAGTGTTTTGGTTAAGAGCCAATTACACAACCACAAACTAACTATATCAAATTTATTTcccaatttttaaaaaacaaaaatgtatgGTCTAACTTTGTTCACGTTAATTTAACTAAAAGTATTAGAATTAAACATTCAAACAATTGTTATTTGTATATGATCAAAACCTATAAgttattttgtgattatttgCTTTTATTATACCACACTagctaaaaaaaacacaaaaaaatcaGGGTTCAATCCGGATATTCTAAATAAGTTTCGTAAATATATGTCTATTATTCATAATGAAGCATAAAAAAATCGTAAtgtaaaaatgtctatattttatTGGCAAGTTATCAATGTTGCTATAAtgaaaaaagaagattgaaCCTTTActacatcataaaaaaaatattattatacattagGGTTATTTTACATTAGGCttgttagttttaaaaaaactttcaaatgaaAGGACTAAAGTTTAAAACTCAAAAGATGATGacataaatgattaataaaaaaaagtttaatgatGCCAAAtaagattttcttaaaaagtataaatgtgatcacaattttatttttatttatataagagatactTCTTTAATTATCTTTTTCCATTCATCctaaatataacaataaaaataattagaATGTTACTAATACAAAGTTAAaccaaaattagttttttttttaaacatgaaTAAGTTTTCGTCAAACCTAGCTTTTTTCCTTTAACGAATTGTGTTGTTGATCcaaatttttaaatcaataCAACGTCTTTTTTTATTCTCAAAACACAAAGCAATATTAAAAATCATGGAACATCTACTCTAAAAGATATTTAACACcactatattactatatatttttttattttatatacatcaatatcattttattcctcATCTTTTtccatttccttttttttgttcgagaggttttttccatttcttttaataattaaaaaaatcaaagtgttttgTAATTACGTTAAATTAAGACataaaagtattaaacaaaaaGATCCATTATCaactaactaaaaaaaatttaatatcacTAACTTagcataataatatttatttttacacataTCCATTAATATccgtttatttattttttttgtttttcatttcttttgatatttaaaaaattaaaacgttattatttgtgtttattaagaaataaaaataataaagaaaaagaaaattgcaTATCAACtcacttttataaaaatctttgTACGAGCAGTTTATAACAAAATAGATACATGTTGACCCAAACACCCCTAAATACCGTTTCATGGAAAAAAGATACCTGGGTTTGTAATTAGTCGTGACAGGTTTCCATCAATCTGGTTGTGTGACAAATCCAGTCCTTCGAGATGAGAGGTGATGTTCTCAAACCACTCTGGTATTGTATCTCCAATACCCGAATTTGAAAGACCTAAAACTTCAAGATTTGTTTGCGTTTGAAGCCAATTTGGGAATTGAGATCCGATGTTGTAGGAGCGTGCAGAAAAAGCCTTCAATTGGAAGGGAGGAATCCAATGAGTGCTGACATTCAGCGTTAATGAATTATCGGACAAGAAAAATTCGGTTAGATTGTGAAGTTTGGTGAAGTGATGTTCTGAAACAACCCCAACCAATGAGTTATTAGAGACACCTAGTTGAATGAGGTTTGAAAGCTGGCCAATACTAGTTGGAATGCTCCCACTCAATCGATTATCGTTAAGATGAAGGATTTCAAGCATTGATAATTGACCAATGCTTTCAGGTATGCTCCCACTCAATCGATTACCAAAAAGATAAAGGATTTCAAGCATTGATAATTGACTGATGCTTTCAGGTATGCTCCCACTCAATCGATTATATCCAAGATCAAGGCTTTCAAGCATTGATAATTGACTGATGCTTTCAGGTATGCTCCCACTCAATCGATTACGAGAAAGATCAAGGCTTTCAAGCATTGATAATTGACTGATGCTTTCAGGTATGCTCCCACTCAATCGATTACGAGAAAGATCAAGGCTTTCAAGCATTGATAATTGATTGATGCTTTCAGGTATGCTCCCACTCAATCGATTACCAGAAAGATCAAGGTTTTCAAGCATTGATAATTGACCGATGCTTTCAGGTATGCTCCCACTCAATTGATTACGATATAGAGAGAGTACTCTTAGAGAGGATAGGTTACCAAGTGAGGGAGGTATTGGACCAGACAATTCGTTATATGAAAGGCTAATGTAAGAAAGAGAGCTCAAGGTTGCAATAGAATCAGGTATTGGACCATGGAAGTTGTTATAACCAAGGTTTAGATGCATAAGGCTAGTAAGGTTTGATAACCAAACAGGAATGGTGGAGTTGATACCATTGGAAGAGAGATCAAGTGAATTAAGAGACTTCAAATTGATGAACTTTATGGAGGAGATATGTATATCACACGAGGCCAAGTTCAGTGTAAGCAATGAAGGTAGCATGTTAACCAGATGGAACCAATCAATATGGTTACCGATTTTTATTCCTGAGAGGTCCAAGTGCTTTAACAACGACAACAAGGACACCCACCGCAGATCATTCTTTACCATCAATGAAACGTCATAAAGGAGAGGTACCATGTCGTACCTATGTTGGACATTAAGATCAAGATATTGTAACCTTGAGAGATTTCCTAGATTAGGAGGGACTACACCACTGAAACCTGAGTAAGAGAGGTTCAGGTATTCCAAATACTTGAACGACCCGAAGAATTCAGGAATATTTTGTCCTGAGAAGTTGTTCATGCTCAGGTCCAAGTAACACAGATACTTCAATTCGAGTAAGGAAGGACTTACCTTACCTTTGAGCCAGGTACTTGTGTTTGATGATATATAGTAGTCCATGAAAGATGATGGAGATCGAAGATCAAGTTTGACAACATGACCATTTCTCCTATCACACCCAACTCCCTGCCACACGCAACATTCTAATCCAGTCCATGTTGATAGACGATTTGATTCGTCTGCAAGGCCTCGTCTGAATACAAGCAGTGATTGTCGCTCCCCTTGGATACATGTAACATTTGAGGAAGCCGTGATCATGATGTTGCTGCTGCTGTGGCTTACGCCATATGTTTGAATGAGCATGAATGATGCAAAAATGAGAAGAAAGGTGCTTTCCATTTTGGAGTAATTAAGATAGGATAGACGTTGTATAATTCATAAGCAGGTGGAATGGGGTGCATATATAAGAAGACATGCCTTAAAATCTTTTACAGACCTATAGTTAGGTTGTGATATCGACTTGAGTCCACAAGACATTTGATAGTAGACCTGGTGTTATGACTTGTTCAAAGTCTTTGAAAAGATAGTGGCCACATGCAGGAAAAGCTTGCTTGGGTCCATAACGTGTTACTCATATTATCGTCATCCAACGACACTTGTTGTTTGGACTGTACTGCAAAACTTGTTTTTATTCATGAACAGCACAATTcatgtgatcaagaatttaACGGTAGACTTGGAGTCATAAATCATTTGAAGTCTTTCAAGAGCCGGTGGCTAAAAATACTCATCAACTTGTTTGGGTCATAATAACTCTCCTATCAAAGTAGGATGTGTCTTTTAGAATTCTGGGTGGTTTTCTTCATGTTCTATTTTGGATTGGTGAATGTCCTTGTGTTTGTCCTTTGATTTTATATGGAGGACGGTAGATTTGATTCAGTTGCAGGTCCAAGGTCTGATATATTGAGTTGtcctaacattttttttcctttgtgcAGATGCTTTTACTTAATGATCATCTTTCACGCGAGGTACAGTTTGATCAAATCTA harbors:
- the LOC122605850 gene encoding receptor-like protein EIX2, whose translation is MGKIPLELCQTNALQNLNLANNNITGMIPRCFYNLTGMIMTSVYFRYNDGYEENIETCIKGIQLKYTKTLKFLTSLDLSSNKLIGEIPDVLVNLKGLNNLNLSRNLLSGQIPSMIGDLKHMESLDISMNLLSGRIPPSLATLNFLSYLNLSFNNLSGQIPSGNQLQTLGDPLAIYGGNNELCGPRPFRSCNRENLSDTHISEKEGKDDIQDLGLLIGTVSGFVVGFMGLIGSLYLIKEWRAAYFEIVENVYTWLVLSILVTLSPIGKKFF
- the LOC122604401 gene encoding receptor-like protein EIX1, which produces MESTFLLIFASFMLIQTYGVSHSSSNIMITASSNVTCIQGERQSLLVFRRGLADESNRLSTWTGLECCVWQGVGCDRRNGHVVKLDLRSPSSFMDYYISSNTSTWLKGKVSPSLLELKYLCYLDLSMNNFSGQNIPEFFGSFKYLEYLNLSYSGFSGVVPPNLGNLSRLQYLDLNVQHRYDMVPLLYDVSLMVKNDLRWVSLLSLLKHLDLSGIKIGNHIDWFHLVNMLPSLLTLNLASCDIHISSIKFINLKSLNSLDLSSNGINSTIPVWLSNLTSLMHLNLGYNNFHGPIPDSIATLSSLSYISLSYNELSGPIPPSLGNLSSLRVLSLYRNQLSGSIPESIGQLSMLENLDLSGNRLSGSIPESINQLSMLESLDLSRNRLSGSIPESISQLSMLESLDLSRNRLSGSIPESISQLSMLESLDLGYNRLSGSIPESISQLSMLEILYLFGNRLSGSIPESIGQLSMLEILHLNDNRLSGSIPTSIGQLSNLIQLGVSNNSLVGHSLDSSLPIEGFFCTLLQHRISIPKLASNANKS